A part of Gemmatimonas groenlandica genomic DNA contains:
- a CDS encoding zinc ribbon domain-containing protein: MNTELQALLIVQQDDEVIRAIEARRDALAPRLATLDKARKRAADEVSRTEGALERELEKHRAIEARLVEHKARHDKNVEVLNSAQKLKEVTAAAAQVEAARKVVADEESESLAISRRIVDLRNALAVHREVLERTSSDQEAARSTLAAEIAVIDKELGVARAKRNKSSEGVGKSLLSKYDRVQARRRTIVVFELHDDFSCGSCDTSIPLQRRLPMSTGAIIEPCEGCGCLLYYIPAPPVAVQS, from the coding sequence GTGAATACCGAACTGCAAGCACTGTTGATCGTCCAGCAGGACGATGAAGTCATACGCGCCATCGAGGCGCGGCGCGATGCGCTGGCCCCTCGGCTCGCGACGCTCGACAAAGCGCGCAAGCGCGCGGCCGATGAGGTGTCCCGTACGGAAGGTGCGCTCGAGCGCGAGCTCGAGAAGCACCGGGCGATCGAAGCACGCCTCGTCGAACACAAGGCCCGACATGACAAGAACGTCGAGGTTTTGAATTCGGCGCAGAAGCTGAAGGAAGTCACCGCCGCCGCCGCGCAGGTCGAAGCGGCACGCAAGGTGGTCGCAGACGAGGAAAGTGAGTCGTTGGCGATCTCACGGCGCATCGTCGATCTGCGCAATGCCCTCGCCGTGCACCGCGAAGTGCTCGAGCGGACATCGTCCGACCAGGAGGCGGCGCGTTCCACGCTGGCCGCCGAGATCGCGGTCATCGACAAGGAGCTCGGTGTGGCACGGGCCAAGCGGAACAAGTCGTCCGAAGGCGTCGGCAAGTCGCTGCTGAGCAAGTACGATCGCGTGCAGGCCCGTCGCCGGACGATCGTCGTCTTCGAGCTGCACGATGATTTTTCGTGCGGGAGCTGCGACACGTCGATTCCGCTGCAGCGTCGTCTGCCGATGTCCACCGGTGCGATCATTGAACCCTGTGAAGGGTGTGGCTGCCTGCTGTACTACATCCCGGCGCCGCCGGTCGCGGTCCAGAGCTGA
- the dnaG gene encoding DNA primase has product MISDEIIERVRTAADIVQIISEFVPLKRAGGDYRGPCPFHGGTNPNFSVSPKRGSYHCFVCHESGDVFSFVRKRLGLDWPSAVKMIGERVGIDVIDVPMRAQASDPNAPNFEVLAAAAEWFQRQLTEEATGRDARAYLQQRQLDDAAWERFGLGFAPRDLQALRRYLHSLGADDARLIEAGLFVVREGETEPRPRFRGRLMFPILDELGRHVGFGGRALGDDTPKYLNSPESVVFQKRKTLYNMHTAKQAMRRAGRAIVVEGYLDAIRLVLAGIEEVVAPLGTALTDEQAQLLVRYAPEVFLLYDSDEAGQKATFRSGLELLGHKATVRVVTLPENEDPDTFVRDHGRAAMDTQLSLAIDLFDRQVQMLERLGWFSDLRRRRIAIDKLLPTIRAARDPLTRDLYLARLADVSHLDKVTLSTEADAVTEQGRRRAPGGPPERSSDEPMPEFEGSAVDAEPAPLPPPDGDKPVWKSRKNSKYGGGPEWKTTNIPPRPRRDEPVERSLVRAMLADRGIAERVAERHPPSSFRHAQYGALFAALLDAPMNDDLDQIADRLAPDALAVLRELTDGAVAINVEASDIGLSLSKLDARVLEFRVDEIREAMRTATREAQDALMKERLELEAEIRRLLPIRSPRAKPKG; this is encoded by the coding sequence GTGATTTCCGACGAGATCATCGAGCGCGTGCGGACGGCCGCTGATATCGTGCAGATCATCAGCGAGTTCGTGCCGCTCAAGCGCGCCGGTGGTGACTATCGCGGACCGTGTCCGTTTCACGGTGGCACGAATCCGAATTTCTCCGTGTCGCCCAAGCGAGGGAGCTACCACTGCTTCGTGTGCCACGAAAGCGGCGATGTCTTTTCATTCGTACGGAAGCGTCTCGGCCTCGATTGGCCATCCGCCGTCAAGATGATTGGTGAGCGCGTCGGTATCGACGTCATTGACGTGCCCATGCGCGCGCAGGCGTCGGATCCGAATGCGCCGAATTTCGAGGTGCTCGCGGCGGCCGCGGAGTGGTTTCAACGACAGCTCACCGAAGAGGCGACCGGACGCGATGCGCGGGCGTATCTGCAGCAGCGCCAACTCGACGACGCCGCGTGGGAGCGATTCGGACTGGGCTTCGCGCCGCGCGATCTGCAGGCGTTGCGCCGATATCTGCATTCTCTTGGCGCCGATGATGCGCGCCTGATCGAAGCTGGCTTGTTCGTGGTGCGCGAAGGCGAGACCGAACCGCGTCCGCGTTTTCGCGGACGCCTCATGTTCCCGATCCTCGACGAGCTCGGTCGGCACGTGGGCTTCGGCGGTCGCGCGCTCGGTGACGACACGCCGAAGTATCTGAACAGTCCGGAGTCGGTCGTCTTTCAGAAACGAAAGACGTTGTACAACATGCATACCGCGAAACAGGCGATGCGCCGTGCTGGTCGCGCCATCGTGGTGGAAGGCTATCTCGATGCGATACGACTGGTGCTGGCCGGCATCGAAGAAGTCGTGGCGCCCCTCGGTACCGCGCTGACCGACGAGCAGGCGCAGCTGCTGGTGCGATATGCGCCCGAAGTCTTCCTGCTGTACGACAGCGATGAGGCGGGGCAGAAGGCGACCTTTCGCTCCGGTCTGGAGTTGCTCGGGCACAAGGCCACCGTTCGCGTGGTCACGTTGCCCGAGAACGAAGATCCGGACACGTTCGTGCGCGACCACGGCCGCGCCGCGATGGATACGCAACTCAGCTTGGCGATCGACCTCTTCGACCGCCAGGTCCAGATGCTCGAGCGTCTCGGATGGTTCTCCGATCTGCGCCGGCGTCGCATCGCCATCGATAAGCTGCTGCCCACTATTCGTGCGGCCCGCGATCCGTTGACGCGCGACCTGTATCTGGCGCGTCTCGCCGATGTGTCGCACCTCGACAAGGTTACGCTGTCGACCGAAGCGGACGCGGTGACGGAGCAGGGCCGGCGTCGCGCCCCGGGTGGGCCACCGGAGCGCAGCTCCGACGAGCCGATGCCCGAGTTCGAAGGGTCGGCGGTGGATGCTGAACCGGCTCCACTCCCACCTCCCGACGGAGACAAGCCCGTTTGGAAGTCGCGCAAGAACAGCAAGTATGGCGGTGGGCCCGAGTGGAAGACCACGAACATTCCACCTCGACCACGTCGTGACGAACCCGTGGAGCGGTCACTCGTGCGCGCGATGTTGGCGGATCGCGGGATCGCCGAACGCGTGGCCGAGCGTCATCCCCCGAGTTCGTTCCGGCACGCCCAGTATGGTGCGCTCTTTGCGGCGTTACTCGACGCGCCGATGAACGACGATCTGGACCAGATCGCCGACCGCTTGGCTCCGGACGCGCTCGCGGTGCTGCGCGAGCTTACCGATGGGGCCGTTGCGATCAATGTGGAGGCTTCGGACATCGGGCTCAGCCTCAGCAAGCTCGACGCGCGTGTGTTGGAATTCCGGGTCGATGAGATCCGTGAGGCGATGCGAACTGCAACGCGAGAAGCGCAGGACGCGTTGATGAAGGAGCGCCTTGAACTCGAGGCCGAAATCCGTCGGCTCTTGCCTATCCGCAGTCCGCGGGCTAAACCGAAGGGGTGA